The genomic stretch ATGAGTTCGATTTCAATGGTTTCGTCACCAaatctcaaacatattctaatgaacaaatggcatcttatacaaaaccagcccttaaATTTAAGCTCTTTGAAAGATCTACTTGTTAGAGCAAAGCtctgaggtctttgaatttcttatctTAACTACCACAACCACCaacaagaaaagcagtgagctTTATTTGTATGACTATAACAACACAGCATTGCAAAAGCGCCCAAAACGTGATAATTACAGCAATTTAGTTATCAGGGTACAACACCTCAGTGACCATGAAATACAATTAGAAGTTGTCTTAATGAAAAGCTTTAAAGGACTTTTTGTGGTGTGTTGTATGCCTTCTATtgcacttctttttttttttcaaccaccTATGGCTATAAGCGTTCACTTGGCCTTAGTCCCGAGGGTGTCCGTTTTTGGGAGGTTCTACTGTAATATGCATTGCCTTTCTGTGTGGTTTTAAATTGtttcaatttaatttgaatCGCTCGCGACGCAGGTTTGTGCTACTTTAGAAAGCCACTCACTGAAAGCTACCGCTGTCACCGTTGTCCAACAATTTGCAGAACTTCTCCATTCACGACTTCAACAACTATAACtaatttctcttctcgttctTGTTCCCGTTATTTTACAAGTGTAAATTAACTCACTTCTAGGCACGGTTTGGTCAAATAATCGAAATGACTCGTGGACCCTGACCAGAAGTGGGAACGGCCCAAAGTCCAGTGgctagggcgttgggtttgcttGCGGCTGCaccgggttcgaatcccgttcaaacctttggatttatttacggttgtcccggattcaactctatcacgctttgtaaatagccaactggttgcctacTGCCAATTGTGTTTCTTAGTAATGTTTCTGTTTATAAGTTTCTGTTTATAACCTTTGTAATACCTGCCAATGGTTATCTCCTCAGATAACGAAATTAAACCGTAGACCCCTATCACGACCCTTGTTCATAAATCTACGGAACTTTAAAAAATCCATCATGACCCATGCACCACTATTAACAAAGTATACGACAGTAGAGATCCCTATGTTCCCGTTGGGAAACATGCAAGATTTTCGATGTTCTGGCCCGCGCGAAAAGTAGGGCAACACTCgccacctcccccccccccctcccccccccccatccccggGCGCTCGATTTTGTCTCGTCCCATCTTTAGCGAAATGCTACAGTGATAAGATGTTCATGTTTGTCGCTTATATCGGTGACAAGAAATCGTGacttttttgctaatattgGAATGTGTGCGGTTTCTTTTCAGGACATTTAGGTAGCCAAGGAATAAATGGAGAAAAAGTGAGTGACATGATACGGAAACTTTTATTATCTGTAATTCTTTTGTCACTCCTGCTTTTACTTGGCGAGTATATCGTTTTGAATGGTTACGAACCAACATCTTGGCACGGAGGAAAGCGTAACAGAACGAATGAGAAAAAACAACTAGTGAATTCTCATTTTATCCCGAGTATAAATTCAAACGACCAGGCGGCGAGATTCGGTCAAAGCGCAGAAACCGCATCGGCAATAGTCGCGAGTAGACAGCAAATAGTTGGTCCTTCGGGTCAGTACATGGCGACGCAATCCCCGAGTAAACGATTTGATGATGTTAGAAAACTGAAACGCGGCAAGCCGCGAAAAAAAGTTGAGAACTTTTTAGAGGAAAGCAACGGGATCCCACAAGGAAATAAAAGCAATCTTCGaagaattcaaaaaaaaaaggggcgTTCTAGTGGTTCACGCGCAGAAGGAAAGCAAGTACTTATTTACACTCCTCTTTTTGGAGAAGTACCTTGGCAAGGACTTCGAAATACATTCGACTTTACTCATTTTCGAGGAGAACCCTGCCCTATAACCAAGTGTTTGTTAACGTATCGACAACGTGTATTTTCACACAGTGATATCGTAGTCTTTCACGGTCAAGATATGCCACCTGTTTATGAGTTGGTCGAACTCAACGCGCGACGCCCCAAAGGACAGATATGGGTTTATGTTGTTCTGGAAAGTCCACTTAACACCAGAGATACTTATTTCTTCAATGACATGTTCAACTGGACAATGACTTACGAAGGAAATTCGGATATTTATTTACCTTATGGCTCTTTTGCCGTGCTCCAACCGGGTGAAAAATCCCCGCATCCCAAGATTAACGTCAGTAACAAAGATCGCCTTGCGGTATGGACTGTGAGCAATTGTGGGGGTACGCGAGATTTGATTGTAAAGAAACTGCAGAATCATATTCGTGTTGATGTGTTTGGAAACTGTGGTGAGGACTTTTATCAACCGGAAGTGGAATGGGAGAGCTGCGAGAGAGACACCAACGAATGCAATAATCTTCTCAAACGTTACAAGTTTCAGTTGGCATTGGAAAACGGATATTGTGAAGACTATGTAACTGAGAAATACTGGGGGACTCCTTTGAATTTGGGCATAGTCCCTGTAGTGCTCGGTGGGGCAAATTACTCGAAATTAGCGATTCCCGGGTCTTACATTAATGTCTTAGACTTTGACTCTGTGAAAGCTTTAGCGGACTATTTGGCTTATCTTGATAAAAATGACACAGCGTATATGGAGTACTTTTCTTGGCGCAGAAAGTTCAGAGTGGACGGGTTTCTGAATACTGATGCTTTTAATAAACATTATCCATGGACTTGTAGGCTGTGTGAAAAGGCGCAAACTCCAGATAACAAGTCTTATCCGAGTCTTAGCGAGTTTCGAGATCCAGATAAGCTTTGCGGCTTCAAAGAAGACAAGATCTTTGATATGATAGACCCGGAGTACGCCAGCAATCGGTTTGCGTCGAACAGGAATTGGACTTACGGTGCGGACGAGGGTAAAGATTTTGGGGATCATGAAAATCACGATGAAAATGGAGATTTTGACCAAGGTCGTCAaggaaatgaaaataataacgaAAAACACGCCACGCGATAAACACGACAGGATAGTTAAGCTATTGAAAAGACAGACCAGAAAATTATCGACTATGGCTGGAATATGCCCTTCGCCAAAACTAGGATAAGCAAAAAGTAAGTTTAattaatgaagaaaaagaaaacacgaAAGTGAAGAGAATAAAAATGATTTTATCTTGTTATACCAAAATATCATATCATGTTTCATTATATAGAttctgatgaaataccaggatttcttcCTTTACTGAAAAATCATATCCTCACTGCACGCAGTGAACCAAGAGCCATtatgaacatatcatttttatctttcacatgtgagaatataggtgtcgtcatggtaacgaacacgattagccaataaaacgtgaGCTTTGTCTTCGTTGTAAGATACTAATGTTCTTCAATATAATTCTTGTCTACCACATTTAAcactttattgcaaaattttacactatcatgatttgcttttcataactttcatatcttgtttcatgttacccaacatgcgtgttttagcggttggtgaccactttttcatcatttcgaaaatgaataaaacaagttgctttaaatctggacatttcatcaatatctatataataaacagaaagcgaacaagtgagagatactttcagcactcgaagataaaattcgtatccctcccccctccccccaagcggccatgtaatgtcctctatatatcatatcatatttaACTTCGCGCGCTGGATGTTAGATTATAGATAGccgcgccgagttggctatatcatctcatatccaacaagcgcgagtagaataattgttttattaaaacgcTCAGAAATTATGGATAAGTCTTCttactttattttgtaaaaacaaaacaaaaactgatgCGTAAACGTAAAGTTGCTGATATCTGTAGAGCATGGTACAATGTATCGTATACcaagaattgcattatccaaggATCTGGGtttaataaaatatataatataatatgaGAGAGTCCCAAAAGGGGTGTGTCGATAAAAAATTTTCACGAGCTTCATATTTAATTATAAGAAaaattttttctcattttttcatCAAACTTACATTAGCAACTGTAGAATGGTATTAATCTAACTTCCGTCTCCTATTTTGCTCCGCAACTTATTATATTTACACATTTACATGTAATGtgcaaaaagaaattatttgtcCACTTTGTACAGAAATATATAACTGACtgcataaattaaaataagacgcaaacagcggtgacaaataTTATAAACAAGCgaattgtttgaaattatttacttgacgtttcgtatgcttcgacATACATCCTCAGGACTGACCATTAAAAgcaaatttgaactttttgtATGTAACATATTTGAGTAACTAATTgatggtttcaataaaattaattcAGGTGACAAATAATGGGAAATAAAACCAGACTCATGCTAGTTATACAGCATTAGGATAGGCTTTAAATCTCTTACTCATCGACATTGTTTCTCTTATTTTACGTTGTCAGAGCGACATGTTGTTAAAATGTCGAAATGCATATGGTCCCATTTCAAGTTGTAACCAGTTGAAGTAACATGATCTGCAAGAGCAGATTTGTGATCTCTCTTCGGCTGTCCATCGATTTCGATGATGACTGAGTTTAGTGGCATACCTGAAAAATCTATGGTGTGGTGTGCAACAAGACTAGGTCTTTAACGGCCGCATATATCAGTTGTGCCACTTGCATGGCACTGGTGGTTGTGCCGTCGGTCATGAGCTCTTTGGTAGTCTCGTAGTCGCTTGTCTTCCACAGCTACCTTGGATTTATAGACTGCTGCGCGCCAGTCTTTCTTTAATAAGGCGTGCTGCTCCCAGGTGTCAGGATCTATCTGTGCCGTTTTCATGTGACGCTTAAGCACCTCCTTATAGAACAACTTTTGCTCATCTTGGTTCCTTTTGCCTTGAGCTAAGTCTCCGTAGAATACCAGCTTTGGGAAGCGATAGTCTGGCATCCGCACAATGTGACCTgcccaactgagctgtgaagcagTGATGTTGGCTTCCACACTTGTGGTTTGAGGACGCTGTATTACTACAGTGTCAGGGACTCTATCATGCCATTTGATCCTCAATGTCTGATGGTTAAAGAACTCACACACTGTTCGTGAAGGGTAGGGTGGAGAACCACTTTCACATACGTGCGTgggttgggtgggtgggtgACATCAAATATGGGCTGATAGTGGCTTCGGCGGCGCTTTTACAAGCTGACATCCGATCTCACCCTGGAAAgagaatagcccatttccgagttgctgcatgcctccgtttcaaagcgagtcctggtgcacaaccattcaaatggaaatgagttccgtattcttatgcaaatcaaagtcGTTTCTCTTACAATATTTGAataccaagactcacttcgaaactgagacaaacagcaactcggaaatggcccattgtaaACCGCCATGGGAGGCatataaatacatttatttatatttaattatggCCTCATTTTGCCCACTTTCGTCGCCGCAAGAAAGACAGTTCACtagaaattgttttctttgtttaactAGACTTTTTAGCACGATTCTTTGCCGTTTTTTTGTGGTTCCTCAGCCCTTTTTACCCTTTTGTCATTGTAGCATGCGCCTGCGGTAATTTTGGGCGCGGTAATGCATGCACTAGATTGCCTCGACTTTAGTTAAGGTTTGCGTCATTAGTCAGTATGACCAgcatcaaaaataccataatactcttcgtttgtccctccaaaactttgcataagcattgtttctagtttctcttggaaccattgtaagtcccgagagaaaatgaaaacaatgataATGCAAAAATATGGAGGgacacaccgggttggtgtcaGCGTGAGtcaccttcctttttttttttttttgtttttttgtttttttacaaacaaAGATACTGATACTGGCTAAGAGGCCTTGGCTTTTCACTGCCTGTTTAAAACTCCACTATTTTCCATTGACTGCGAtctcaaaatgcaggaaatggcaTCTTAGAGGCACATATCTTAAAATTTTTCCCGGGGAAGCATGCCCTCGGACCCACCTAGAGTGTGGCTCCCGCGCCGCTAATGGGCGCGGCTACACTACTCCTAAAACCTCCCTTTTTCTTAGTTGAGAGGGTTGAAATCTCTGCATCATGATGGAAATACAACACGTAGCCAACAAACTCACCACACAATGACAAATTCTCACTACGTAATGACCAAAccacaccacaaaacaaaacttcaagaccaaaagaataaagattGCATGCCGGAGAAAGTTGTGGCTTTCCATAAATCTATCTTACCGCCACAGTGGTTATTTTATCCTCATTCACCTTCATCAACACCACGTCACATCAGTCTCTTAATTAATTATAAGAAGCTAACTCCTTTATGCTACTTATGTGGCCCGCGTTCCGAATCAGTACCCGTCGTCATATGTGAGTTAACTTTCTTGGTTGTACTCTGCAGGGGCGGATGTAGATCATgagatgacctgcggctttctaaAATAAGTAGTATTCTGCAAAAAGAAGCCTTCGTCTTCCTTGTTCGCTTTGAAAATCTGTTTATTTCACACGTCTGTTAAGTCATTTTTTAGTGGTGCACCCTCTTCTATGAAAAATCCTAGATCCGTCCCGGCTTGCTCTGCTCCATGACGGCAACAAATAATATCTGATCTCGCAAATGTAAATTAGTGCTGGTCGTATTTTGCTGCTTTGCAAAAACGAATTGCCGAGGTAAAATTCTAACTAGCCGGCTAGTTTTGACGCAGAGTCAAAAATAAATTAACACTTTAAGAAAAGTTGACCTACCGTTTTCAAGATACTAATCTCTATTCGAAGCAAAAttggcaaatttaaaaaagctGTGGTTTCCCAAGCAACAACGTTTAATGCAGTGAGCTTGTTGCAAAAATCAAGGCAAATTTGTGCCAAAAGATGTAGCAAGGCTGAACTCCAATCAACTTTTAGCCAATCGGAGAGAACGAGAAAATGTCAATGGCCATGGGTTATATAATATGCCTCTTTATATAAATAATGCATAAAAACCACCTGTTCTTGAAATTAAGCTGGTGGTATGTAGAGAAAACAAACTTCAGCATGTggaaaggacaaaaaaaaataggcaGCAAACATGGATTCCTTAGAGAATGGTTCCATAAGCGATCATACCTATTTAAGAAGCTTTTTTGACAAAATGAACCAGATGAGACAGTCTGAAGTCCTTTGTGATGTGGTACTTCTTACCGAGAAAGGAACCATCAAATTTTATGCGCACAGAAGTGTTTTGGCGGCGAGTAGTTCTTATTTCTACAATCTGTACACTGGCAGCTGTCTTTCAAGATACACAAGAGAGACGGTTATTAACGGAATTCCTCATAGAATTCTTAGAGTCGTTCTGGACTATATTTATTCTTCGGAAATCGCACTAAGCGAGATGAACATCGAAGAGATTTTGTGTGCTGCTTTTCAACTTGGTTTAGAATCGCTCCGAATTCAATGTGAAAATTTTCTTCTGCGCAAACTCTGTGTAGACAATTGCATCAAAATGACTAACCTTGGCCGAATTTATTCCTGCCAAGCACTCGTTCGTGAGGG from Montipora capricornis isolate CH-2021 chromosome 12, ASM3666992v2, whole genome shotgun sequence encodes the following:
- the LOC138025985 gene encoding 4-galactosyl-N-acetylglucosaminide 3-alpha-L-fucosyltransferase FUT5-like, with translation MIRKLLLSVILLSLLLLLGEYIVLNGYEPTSWHGGKRNRTNEKKQLVNSHFIPSINSNDQAARFGQSAETASAIVASRQQIVGPSGQYMATQSPSKRFDDVRKLKRGKPRKKVENFLEESNGIPQGNKSNLRRIQKKKGRSSGSRAEGKQVLIYTPLFGEVPWQGLRNTFDFTHFRGEPCPITKCLLTYRQRVFSHSDIVVFHGQDMPPVYELVELNARRPKGQIWVYVVLESPLNTRDTYFFNDMFNWTMTYEGNSDIYLPYGSFAVLQPGEKSPHPKINVSNKDRLAVWTVSNCGGTRDLIVKKLQNHIRVDVFGNCGEDFYQPEVEWESCERDTNECNNLLKRYKFQLALENGYCEDYVTEKYWGTPLNLGIVPVVLGGANYSKLAIPGSYINVLDFDSVKALADYLAYLDKNDTAYMEYFSWRRKFRVDGFLNTDAFNKHYPWTCRLCEKAQTPDNKSYPSLSEFRDPDKLCGFKEDKIFDMIDPEYASNRFASNRNWTYGADEGKDFGDHENHDENGDFDQGRQGNENNNEKHATR